One window of the Romeriopsis navalis LEGE 11480 genome contains the following:
- a CDS encoding mechanosensitive ion channel domain-containing protein, with protein sequence MPKSLMTRLAGLRGVMIFCLAGLLVFNLVLQPVAAELASPPPQAGVVVDGRILFKLGDIDGFTAESRANLANNLLQQAIQDADVDQPIPVTIVQRDELTTIRIKNRHLLTVTKGEVMMGVTASEQAEEWVAVLRKSLRQAQQERRPNYYREVMGKALIALSVTIALITAMQWLRRWWSRQWTRRFGQLSYRRRLLLLLLLCLQYGLGLACLFYICELFPRARIGRYRVFWFLGEIFSNPLLTVGGSAYSLLDVTKLILLTGALVLASRSLTAIVKSRVLQTLVPDRGMQDAIATVMQFGLTGLGLFILLQAWGIDLRALAIFASVLGVGLGFGLQNIANNFISGWILLIERPVQVGDFIKLGDLMGTVERIGPRSTEIRTPDRVSIIVPNAELVESRVVNWSHHHPVSRLHLPLGVAYGSSIELVHKAVIEAAQAHPEVLRHPQPRLRFLGFGDSSLDFDLMVWLRDPRHQFDLKSDVYYLLEANLNRYQIEIPFPQRDLNLRTPELQSMMANLPVVDRPVAESVVEPTHKNLLADVRHYSAILQTPKSVTEDEIGQLIQQMRGPEGVSIQDRRFRLTVHPKCFVGSEAVTWIVDTQKATREAAVQIGQLLVELGIVHHVTDEHAFRDEYLFYRFYDDEM encoded by the coding sequence CTATTTAAGCTGGGTGACATTGATGGGTTTACGGCGGAAAGCCGGGCCAATTTAGCCAATAATCTGCTGCAACAAGCGATCCAGGATGCGGATGTTGATCAGCCAATTCCGGTGACGATCGTGCAGCGTGACGAATTGACGACGATTCGGATCAAAAATCGGCATCTGCTGACCGTCACCAAGGGCGAGGTCATGATGGGCGTGACGGCATCGGAGCAGGCGGAGGAGTGGGTTGCAGTTTTGCGCAAGTCGCTGCGGCAGGCCCAGCAAGAGCGACGGCCAAATTATTACCGGGAGGTGATGGGCAAAGCCTTAATCGCTTTGTCGGTGACAATTGCCTTGATTACCGCGATGCAATGGCTGCGTCGCTGGTGGTCACGACAATGGACGCGGCGATTTGGGCAATTGTCTTACCGTCGCCGATTGCTGTTGTTGCTATTGCTCTGTTTGCAGTATGGTCTGGGGTTGGCCTGTTTATTTTATATCTGTGAGCTGTTTCCACGGGCGCGGATTGGCCGCTATCGCGTCTTTTGGTTTCTCGGTGAAATCTTTAGTAATCCCTTGTTGACGGTGGGTGGGTCGGCCTATTCGCTGTTGGATGTGACGAAGTTGATCTTGTTGACTGGGGCGCTAGTGCTGGCGTCACGGAGTCTGACAGCGATCGTTAAGTCGCGGGTGTTGCAAACCTTGGTGCCCGATCGGGGTATGCAAGATGCGATCGCCACGGTGATGCAGTTTGGCTTAACGGGGTTGGGGCTGTTTATTTTGTTGCAGGCTTGGGGGATTGACCTGCGCGCCTTGGCCATTTTTGCGAGTGTGTTGGGCGTCGGCCTGGGGTTTGGCTTACAGAATATCGCCAACAACTTTATCAGTGGTTGGATTTTGTTAATCGAACGGCCGGTGCAGGTGGGTGATTTTATTAAGTTAGGAGACTTGATGGGTACGGTGGAGCGGATTGGGCCACGCAGTACCGAAATTCGAACCCCCGATCGTGTATCGATTATCGTTCCTAACGCGGAGTTAGTTGAAAGTCGGGTGGTGAACTGGAGCCATCACCATCCAGTTTCCCGCTTACATCTGCCGTTGGGTGTGGCCTATGGTTCATCGATCGAATTGGTTCACAAAGCGGTGATTGAAGCGGCGCAGGCGCATCCCGAAGTCTTACGTCATCCCCAGCCACGCCTCCGCTTTTTGGGCTTCGGTGATAGTTCCCTCGACTTCGACCTGATGGTTTGGTTACGTGATCCCCGTCACCAGTTTGATCTCAAAAGCGATGTTTACTATCTCCTCGAAGCGAATCTCAATCGCTATCAGATCGAAATTCCCTTTCCTCAGCGCGATCTGAATCTGCGGACGCCGGAGTTGCAGTCGATGATGGCGAATTTACCAGTGGTCGATCGGCCGGTCGCTGAGTCTGTCGTTGAGCCAACACACAAAAATCTACTGGCGGATGTGAGGCACTATTCTGCGATTTTGCAAACGCCCAAGAGTGTGACGGAAGACGAAATTGGACAGTTGATTCAGCAAATGCGTGGTCCTGAAGGGGTATCAATTCAAGATCGGCGATTCCGGTTGACAGTACATCCGAAATGCTTTGTGGGGAGTGAAGCCGTGACTTGGATTGTGGATACGCAAAAAGCGACGCGGGAAGCCGCCGTCCAGATTGGGCAACTTTTAGTTGAATTGGGGATTGTGCATCACGTTACCGATGAACATGCCTTTCGAGACGAGTATTTGTTCTATCGGTTTTACGATGATGAAATGTAA
- a CDS encoding TetR/AcrR family transcriptional regulator, protein MSLSSQDRRLEVSEAAWRVIVREGLDRTSMRAIAQEMACTTGVVTHYFRNKEELILFALHQVTERLQKIMQASLEGTTGTQRLVVLLSAFLPFDPERQAIVKVWVAFLGYAVGRAALMEQHRQSAAQLREVLIQELTALQAGKLIRSGIQPAIEANALLAIANGISLDHLIQQNHLSLEQQQMVIERYIQTTLVE, encoded by the coding sequence ATGTCGTTATCGTCACAAGACCGTCGTCTCGAAGTATCGGAAGCGGCTTGGCGCGTGATTGTGCGTGAGGGTTTAGATCGCACCAGTATGCGGGCGATCGCCCAGGAAATGGCTTGCACAACCGGCGTTGTCACCCATTATTTCCGGAATAAAGAGGAACTCATCTTATTTGCGCTCCATCAAGTGACGGAGCGCCTGCAAAAGATTATGCAAGCGTCGCTCGAAGGCACCACCGGCACCCAACGGCTGGTCGTATTGCTATCCGCATTTCTACCATTTGATCCAGAACGCCAAGCTATCGTCAAAGTATGGGTGGCCTTTTTAGGCTATGCCGTGGGCCGCGCTGCCCTAATGGAACAGCATCGTCAGAGTGCCGCACAGCTGCGGGAAGTGCTCATTCAAGAACTTACAGCATTACAAGCCGGAAAATTAATTCGATCGGGTATTCAGCCTGCAATTGAAGCCAATGCTTTACTGGCGATCGCCAATGGCATCAGCCTCGATCACCTAATTCAGCAAAACCACTTGTCTCTTGAGCAGCAGCAAATGGTGATTGAGCGATATATCCAAACCACCTTAGTTGAGTAA